Sequence from the Fictibacillus arsenicus genome:
TTGCTCCTGCAAAAGCACCAATACGTGATAAAGAAGATCGGAAACCTCCCACTTCAGCTCTTTTGGGTCGCGATTTTTCGCTGCGATGATGACTTCTCCCGCTTCTTCCCCTACTTTTTTAAGAATCTTATCTACCCCATGTTCGAAAAGATAAGTGGTGTAAGCTCCCTCAGGCATTTCATGCTCTCTTTGCGCGATGATTTCCTGAAGTTCGCTTAAGATCGCGTATCTGTCCGGACTTGGTCCATCATTATTTTCGTCAGTACTATAAATCGTCTCTGAAAAACAGCTGTACGTTCCTGTGTGGCATGCTGGTCCTTGAGGCTCTACTAAAACCACTAATGCATCCTGGTCACAGTCGTATCGGATGCTCTTTACTTTTTGTGTATTTCCAGACGTTTCACCTTTGTGCCACAATTTTTTTCGTGATCTTGAAAAAAATACAGTTTCGCCGATTTCGACCGTTTTTTCGAGCGACTTTTCACTCATATATGCGACCGTCAAAACTTCTTTTGACTGATA
This genomic interval carries:
- the hisIE gene encoding bifunctional phosphoribosyl-AMP cyclohydrolase/phosphoribosyl-ATP diphosphatase HisIE; this encodes MKWEKLKFDENGLIPAVVQDYQSKEVLTVAYMSEKSLEKTVEIGETVFFSRSRKKLWHKGETSGNTQKVKSIRYDCDQDALVVLVEPQGPACHTGTYSCFSETIYSTDENNDGPSPDRYAILSELQEIIAQREHEMPEGAYTTYLFEHGVDKILKKVGEEAGEVIIAAKNRDPKELKWEVSDLLYHVLVLLQEQKVPLDEVLATLKERHTKKDN